The DNA region CTCCAATATTCCTTTTTGCCCATGACTCATGGTGCGCCGGCGCCTGAGAGAAGCGACCCCAGCGTCCGGGGAAGGTCCTCTTTTGCCGTGATGACTTCGGCGGACTCCTCAAGCATGAGGTTGACCCTTTCGTGGTATCCAGCGATACGAAAGTCGGTGCGGAGCGCGACGAGAGGTTTGCCAAGAGCGTAAGCATACCCCATCTCCCAGGATGTGCCTGAGTCTGCATCCGCACCGTCGATGACCGCAACGACGAGATCGGCGTCGCGGAGCGCCTCAAGATGCCTTGAGAATATGACCCTGTGCTCGTCCCGGCACCGGGTGTGGCTGGTATCCCCCACCTCCTGGGGGAGATAGACATCGAAGAGGTGCGCCTCGAGGAGATCGCGGAGCATCAGGTTGTAGACCCGCTCCGCTTCCGAGAAGAGCGGCGCGGCAAGGTAGACGCGGTAGCGCGCAAACTCCCTGACGTCGATCGCCCGGATATCCGGGAACCTGGCAATAAACGCTCCGCGCCCTGGCTCTTTTTCGGAGGAGCGGTAGGTCATATTGACCCCGCAGGCTGGAGAGGAGTCCACCCCCACTATCGCAAGCGGCGGCTCCCCCCGTTCCCTGATCGCGTTACGAACATCCGCCTCGAGCGCATCCAGGAGCGCTGAAAACTCATCGGTTGCGAGCCGCTCCATAAACGAGCCCGGTTCCCGGTCGGCGCCAAGGTAAATCGTCTCCGGGCAGGGGAGCGGGACCATCTCGATCGAGAAACGCCGGCAGCGCTCGACGGCGCGGAGGAAGGAGCGAATGTCCTCCCGGGTCGTTATCCCCCGGGCGCGGCAGGCGGGATCGAGGATGCAGGGAGCGGCAAGTACGTACATTGATACTACCTGGGCGGCCTACCATAACAAGACAGATGATACCGCTCTACATCTACCGGGACAACACCTGTGACCCGGCGAAGTGCACGGCAAAGAAACTCGCAAGGCGCGGACTTGCCCGTATCGTCCCGGCAATCGCAAAGATCCCGCGTTCGACCATCCTCCTCGACCCTACCGCCGAGAGAGCGCTCTCCCCCGCCGACCGTAACCTCCCCTCGATAACAGCGCTAGACTGCTCCTGGGAGGTTCTCGATACAGGAGCCGTCGCCTCGTGGCGCAACCGCCGGGCACTGCCGTTCCTGGTGGCCGCAAACCCGGTGAACTTCGGCCGACCGTTCAGGCTGACAACGGTGGAAGCGATGGCAGCAGCGCTCTACATCCTGGGAGAGAAGGAAGATGCAAAAACCATTCTGGCGCCGTTTGGGTGGGGGCTCCGGTTCCTTGAGGTGAACGCCGAACCCCTGGAAGACTACGCAGGAGCAAAGGACAGCGCCGAGGTGGTCGCCCTCCAGGCGCTCTACATGTGAGATGCCTCCTGCGGCCTTTGGATGAGTCAACACCTCATACATCGCCAAAACCTTTCCTTCCGCTCACCGGAAACAGGGGTACAATTTTGAAACGTCGCCCTCTTCCCCAAACAGCATCTTTTTATATATTCAACCATGGTCTCGCAGACAGAGACAAGGAGGTAATCAGAAGATGGATACCGAAAGAGAGAGGGTTCTCCTGGCGCTGCGATTGCTCTTTTCGAACGGCGGCGATGTCGGGGCATCCGCCGGTGGCGACGGTCTTTTCCATCGTCGGGACGCTGCTCCTCCTCGATAGAGCGGCGTTTTTCGAGGGAGCAATAGTCGCGACGCCGCCGGTAGTTGGTTGCGGGGTGATCGAAACAGATTACGGCAAGATCCCGGCGCCTTCGCCTGCCACCCTCGATATCCTGACACGGCACCGGTTCCCCTTCACCTCCGCCCCCATCAATATGGAGATGACAACCCCAACAGGGGCGGCGCTGCTCACCGGTCTTGCGGAGCGCGCGCTACAGCAATACCCGACCATGGTTCCCGTCAGGGTCGGCCACGGCAGCGGCGGCCGCGATATTCCTGGACGGCCCGACCTGCTCAGGGTTGTGGAGGGAGAGAGCCTCCCCGCCGGGGAGGAGCGCATGATCATCCTTGAGACCAACCTCGACGACACCTCGGGGGAGGTGATCGGCTATGCGGTCGAGCGCCTCTTTGCGGAAGGGGCGGTGGATGTCTTTGTCACCCCGGCGCTCGGGAAGAAGAACCGGCCTGTCAGTGTCATTTCTGTGATGACAACGGCAGGGGAGGAGGATAACCTGATCAGGGTTCTAATGGAGGAGACCGGTAGTCTGGGGGTGCGGGTGTATGAGTTCCGGAAGGTTGTGGCCGCCCGTAAGAAAGAGACAATGCTAATCCGGGTCGGTGAAAGGGAGCGTTCCGTCCGGGTAAAGACCTCGACCATAGATGGCCGCCTTATCGCCCAGAAACCCGAATATGAAGATCTTGCGGCAATCGCACGCGAAGAGGGGATCCCTCTCCGATTTGTGGATGAAGAGGCCAGACTGCGTTTATCGGAACGAAGAAGGGGCTACAACCCCAGAGGGGGTGCAGGGGGTGGATGCCCACCCGACCGCACAAACGCGGCGAACTCCGCACGCGACGAGTGAATACCGGCACGTCCCCCCGGGACGTGCGCCACTCGCATCTACAGTTCTCTCATGTCACCGGGGTATTGGCTCCCCACCTAATTAGAGGATGGAGGCGATATTTATAGGATCCTATTTCATATCGACCACCAATCGGAGGCCATCGATCCAACAACCTCATCCAGGGGATCAGCAGCTCACCCCGGGCGACCATTGAGGATACGCTCGGTGAGATATGGTCGAGCGTTGCGGCGCTGTCCCCCGGCGGTTTCGATTCTTACCTCGCCGTCGCGGTGGGACTGATCACTATATCCGCGGGGTGAACCTGCTCGGGATCTGAGATCAAGCCTCAATGCGGGTGTACTTTTGCAGGGAGCGCGATCCATCAACGAGCACTACCACGAGCAGCTCGTGAGCCTCAAGAGGGAAGAGGATCTCGGGGACAGCCGTTGCCTCGAGGACCTCCCCACCATCTGGGCGGCGAACGCCAGGGTGCGGGACCTCCGCAGCCTTGCCGTGCAGCAATCCATCGAGAAGAGCGAGCGGGCGTTAATCAGGGTGGATGACCCGTTTCCGTTGCGCGATCCGGTAGCCGGAGATGACCTGGAGAGAGTCCCCGACCTCACGGTCAAGGTCCGGGTCCCCGGAATCGACGTATAGAAGAGGCGTTGCGGCAAGCTTTCCCGGCGTGGCTAC from Methanoculleus receptaculi includes:
- a CDS encoding nucleoside 2-deoxyribosyltransferase — protein: MYVLAAPCILDPACRARGITTREDIRSFLRAVERCRRFSIEMVPLPCPETIYLGADREPGSFMERLATDEFSALLDALEADVRNAIRERGEPPLAIVGVDSSPACGVNMTYRSSEKEPGRGAFIARFPDIRAIDVREFARYRVYLAAPLFSEAERVYNLMLRDLLEAHLFDVYLPQEVGDTSHTRCRDEHRVIFSRHLEALRDADLVVAVIDGADADSGTSWEMGYAYALGKPLVALRTDFRIAGYHERVNLMLEESAEVITAKEDLPRTLGSLLSGAGAP
- a CDS encoding LarC family nickel insertion protein codes for the protein MSGHPPVATVFSIVGTLLLLDRAAFFEGAIVATPPVVGCGVIETDYGKIPAPSPATLDILTRHRFPFTSAPINMEMTTPTGAALLTGLAERALQQYPTMVPVRVGHGSGGRDIPGRPDLLRVVEGESLPAGEERMIILETNLDDTSGEVIGYAVERLFAEGAVDVFVTPALGKKNRPVSVISVMTTAGEEDNLIRVLMEETGSLGVRVYEFRKVVAARKKETMLIRVGERERSVRVKTSTIDGRLIAQKPEYEDLAAIAREEGIPLRFVDEEARLRLSERRRGYNPRGGAGGGCPPDRTNAANSARDE
- a CDS encoding DUF367 family protein; this encodes MIPLYIYRDNTCDPAKCTAKKLARRGLARIVPAIAKIPRSTILLDPTAERALSPADRNLPSITALDCSWEVLDTGAVASWRNRRALPFLVAANPVNFGRPFRLTTVEAMAAALYILGEKEDAKTILAPFGWGLRFLEVNAEPLEDYAGAKDSAEVVALQALYM